Within the Bacillus sp. FSL K6-3431 genome, the region AAAGGACCTTCCAGTCGAAGATCCTTTTTCAGTACCGATAACATACTAGAACGGCAGAGGAAAGTCGGAGGTTACTTCAAACGCTTACCTATTGCTAACATTTAATTTAAGTTCATTTCTTTACACAAACAATATTTAAAAAATATTGTAATAGTAGATATTTTAATCTATTAATAATGTAATACACTATGATATGGTTATAATTGAGACAGAAAAGGTGTGCGACTAGGTCGCGACTACATCCTTTCTGAAATAAAGGGAGTAAGGAAGGTTAAAATGAGCAACGGAGAAACTAAAACAGACGTTATCTTAATTGGGGCCGGAATCATGAGTGCAACTTTGGGGACACTCCTGAAAGAGTTAGTACCGGAATGGGAAATCAAAGTGTTTGAGAAGCTTGAAAACGCAGGGGAGGAAAGCTCTAACGAGTGGAATAATGCGGGAACAGGGCATGCTGCACTGTGTGAGCTTAACTACACTACTGAAAAATCGGACGGATCAATAGATATTAGCAAAGCTATTAAAATTAATGAACAGTTTCAGCTTTCAACGCAGTTTTGGTCTTATCTTGTAAACAGCAAGCTGATAAAAAATCCGCAGGACTTTATCATGCCCTTGCCACATATGAGTATGGTACAAGGGGATAAGAATGTAACTTTCTTAAGAAAACGTTTTGAAGCGCTGTCAAGTAATCCTCTGTTCCAAGGGATGGAATTTTCTGATGACCCAGAAAAACTGATGGAATGGATTCCGCTTATTATGGAAGACCGTCCATCGAATGAAGCAATAGCGGCAACAAAAATCGACTCTGGAACGGATGTCAATTTTAGTGCTTTAACGCGCATGTTGTTTGACCACTTAACGACTAAAAACGTCAATATCAAATATAAACATAGCGTTGATAATTTTAAACGTACTAGCGATGGCAAATGGGAATTAAAAGTGCGTAATGTTGATAGCGGTAGCGTAGAACGACATACTGCAAAATTCGTCTTTATCGGTGGCGGAGGCGGAAGCCTGCATTTACTTCAAAAATCTGGTATTCCTGAAGGAAAACACATTGGCGGATTCCCAGTAAGCGGGATTTTTATGGCATGTAATAATCCAGAAGTTGTTGCGCAACATCATGCAAAGGTATACGGAAAAGCTAAAGTTGGTGCTCCACCAATGTCTGTTCCTCATCTTGATACACGATATATCAACAATAAAAAATCATTGCTATTTGGGCCATTTGCTGGATTTTCACCGAAGTTCTTAAAAACAGGTTCAATGTTTGACTTAGTAACGTCCGTCAAACCACATAATGTCTTAACTATGTTGGCGGCAGGTGCAAAAGAGATGTCATTGACGAAATACCTGATCCAGCAAGTTATGTTATCGAAAGAACAGCGCATGGAAGAGTTACGAGAGTTCATCCCGAATGCTAAGAGTGAGGATTGGGATTTAGTAGTAGCTGGACAACGTGTACAAGTTATCAAAGATACTGTAGAAGGTGGGAAAGGAACGCTTCAATTTGGTACGGAAGTTGTTAGTGCAGCTGATGGCTCGATTGCAGCATTACTAGGAGCTTCCCCAGGTGCTTCTACTGCTGTTCACGTTATGCTTGAGGTAATTAAAAAATGCTTCCCACAACATATGAATGAATGGGAACCAAAAATTAAAGAAATGATTCCTTCTTATGGCATGTCACTACTGGAAAATCCAGAGCTTCTGCACGAAGTTCATACTGTAACCGCAGAGACGCTCGGACTACGTGAAAAAGAGCTAGCCTATAGTTAATTCTTTGGATGTAGAAACAATGGTAGTTAATGAAAAGGATTAAGCAACATTTTTCATCAATGGACAATCGTTTTTATGATTGAAAAAAACGAGGAAGATAATAAATTCACTTAAATAATTGGGTAAATAATAGAATATCATTGGAAATAAAACATAGAACCTTTGATCTATCTTTAGATAGAAGGTTCTTTTTTTATTCGCAGTTAAAGAAGCCACGGTGAACTATAGTCAATTGATACAAGCAAACGTTATTGGAATAATAGGCTTAATAACTGTATATT harbors:
- a CDS encoding malate:quinone oxidoreductase, producing the protein MSNGETKTDVILIGAGIMSATLGTLLKELVPEWEIKVFEKLENAGEESSNEWNNAGTGHAALCELNYTTEKSDGSIDISKAIKINEQFQLSTQFWSYLVNSKLIKNPQDFIMPLPHMSMVQGDKNVTFLRKRFEALSSNPLFQGMEFSDDPEKLMEWIPLIMEDRPSNEAIAATKIDSGTDVNFSALTRMLFDHLTTKNVNIKYKHSVDNFKRTSDGKWELKVRNVDSGSVERHTAKFVFIGGGGGSLHLLQKSGIPEGKHIGGFPVSGIFMACNNPEVVAQHHAKVYGKAKVGAPPMSVPHLDTRYINNKKSLLFGPFAGFSPKFLKTGSMFDLVTSVKPHNVLTMLAAGAKEMSLTKYLIQQVMLSKEQRMEELREFIPNAKSEDWDLVVAGQRVQVIKDTVEGGKGTLQFGTEVVSAADGSIAALLGASPGASTAVHVMLEVIKKCFPQHMNEWEPKIKEMIPSYGMSLLENPELLHEVHTVTAETLGLREKELAYS